One Desulfobulbus propionicus DSM 2032 DNA segment encodes these proteins:
- the ade gene encoding adenine deaminase — MEQVRTVSGTVVDAVNRRMFGARIEVGPTGRIASVVPESSPAPGFLLPGWVDAHVHVESSMLTPTAFAREAVRHGTVAAVTDPHEIANVLGRRGVEFMLAEAARTPFRFATGAPSCVPATPFDSAGAVLDAAQVAQLLARPDISHLSEMMNVPGVLSGDAETAAKIAAARQRGKPVDGHAPGLRGEDLRRYLQAGISTDHECLDLDEAMEKAAAGMFIQLRRGSAARQFDALLPVLARFPHACMLCTDDKHPDDLSRDHIDASVRIAVAAGIDLFDVLRAASVNPARHYRLDLGLLQPGDRADWIEVDDLRDFRVRRTVLAGQVAAENGESCLPLLEPLDCPNQFVLRPVYAESFRIPAQKGSCRVIGVRDGQLLTDAGSCQPTMRGGAVVADPARDLVKLAVFNRYTVDAPPGLALAAGFGLTAGALAASVAHDAHHVIVAGTDDALMARAVNAVVAHGGGLAVTDGQGQLHVMPLPVAGLMTTGGCAQAAAEHDLVTRAARACGCSLRAPFMTLSFLALPVIPALKLTDRGLFDAERFHPVDFWLRG; from the coding sequence ATGGAACAGGTCAGGACAGTCAGCGGCACAGTGGTGGACGCGGTCAATCGGCGGATGTTCGGGGCGCGGATCGAAGTCGGGCCCACGGGCCGAATTGCCTCCGTGGTCCCCGAATCCTCGCCCGCGCCGGGTTTCCTCCTGCCCGGATGGGTCGATGCCCATGTTCATGTGGAGAGTTCGATGCTCACCCCCACCGCCTTTGCCCGGGAAGCGGTGCGCCACGGAACCGTGGCGGCGGTGACCGACCCCCATGAAATCGCCAATGTGCTCGGCCGGCGCGGGGTGGAGTTCATGCTCGCCGAGGCGGCCCGGACGCCGTTTCGTTTCGCCACCGGCGCGCCCTCCTGCGTACCTGCCACGCCATTCGATAGCGCGGGAGCAGTCCTCGATGCCGCCCAGGTCGCCCAATTGCTCGCCCGGCCCGACATTTCCCACCTCTCGGAGATGATGAACGTCCCCGGCGTGCTGTCGGGAGACGCGGAAACCGCAGCCAAGATCGCGGCCGCCCGGCAGCGCGGCAAACCGGTGGATGGCCACGCGCCCGGCCTGCGCGGCGAGGATCTGCGCCGCTACCTCCAGGCCGGCATCAGCACCGACCACGAGTGTCTCGATCTTGACGAGGCCATGGAGAAGGCGGCGGCCGGCATGTTCATTCAGCTCCGCCGGGGATCGGCGGCCCGGCAGTTCGACGCCCTGCTGCCGGTGCTCGCCCGCTTTCCGCACGCTTGCATGCTGTGCACCGACGACAAACACCCCGATGACCTTTCACGGGACCATATTGACGCCTCGGTGCGCATCGCGGTGGCTGCGGGTATCGATCTGTTCGATGTGCTGCGGGCCGCCAGTGTCAACCCCGCGCGCCACTACCGCCTTGACCTGGGCCTGCTGCAGCCGGGGGACCGAGCAGATTGGATCGAGGTCGACGATCTGCGCGATTTCCGCGTGCGGCGCACGGTACTCGCCGGTCAGGTCGCTGCGGAGAACGGGGAGAGCTGCTTGCCGCTCCTGGAGCCGCTCGATTGTCCCAACCAGTTCGTCCTGCGTCCGGTGTATGCGGAAAGCTTCCGCATTCCCGCACAAAAGGGGTCCTGCCGGGTCATCGGGGTGCGCGATGGCCAACTGCTCACCGATGCCGGCAGCTGCCAACCCACCATGCGCGGCGGCGCGGTGGTCGCTGATCCGGCACGCGATTTGGTCAAACTGGCGGTGTTCAACCGCTACACCGTTGATGCGCCGCCCGGCTTGGCGCTGGCCGCCGGTTTCGGGCTGACCGCCGGAGCCCTGGCCGCCAGCGTGGCCCATGACGCCCACCACGTAATTGTTGCCGGTACCGACGACGCCCTCATGGCCCGGGCCGTCAATGCGGTGGTGGCCCATGGCGGCGGACTGGCGGTCACGGATGGGCAGGGGCAGCTGCACGTCATGCCCCTACCGGTGGCCGGACTGATGACAACCGGGGGCTGTGCGCAGGCGGCGGCTGAGCATGACCTGGTCACCCGGGCGGCGAGGGCCTGCGGCTGCAGCCTGCGCGCCCCCTTCATGACGCTGTCCTTCCTTGCCCTG
- a CDS encoding MFS transporter, with product MTITSNILKLNIFAALKMMLFPMAIITVFWKDQIGLSLSEILLVNVFFSTANLLMEYPSGYVSDRLGYRLSLVIACVFGICGWTAYLFAHSFWHVIGAELLLGVCYAFISGSDNALLYETLRAGGRSELYTRCDGRMAGWAQIGEAGGALCAGLLYVTAPLLPFMVQIGVWVAALGVALSLREPHADKGPHITSHLSEALRIGRHGLGENKPLRATILLGMLLGLASFYPVWLVQPFMRESGVPLAWFGPIWAGANLMVAVCAYHSHKVLDLLGLRRIVLLFILLIVGAYAGLGLTSMIGSFLFYYLLTAMRGLQGPILRSLLQQHATRHMRASILSLHNLMFRLGYVVSGPLIGWVSDTRGLQTAFLTLACAFALLLPLAARSFLWHQDEDRRHPAP from the coding sequence ATGACCATCACCAGCAACATCCTCAAGCTCAACATTTTCGCCGCCCTGAAGATGATGCTTTTCCCCATGGCGATCATCACCGTGTTCTGGAAAGATCAGATCGGCCTGTCGCTCTCGGAGATTCTGCTGGTCAACGTCTTTTTCTCCACCGCCAACCTGCTGATGGAATACCCCTCCGGGTATGTCAGCGATCGCTTGGGGTATCGGCTTTCCCTGGTCATTGCCTGTGTGTTTGGCATCTGCGGCTGGACCGCCTACCTTTTCGCGCACAGCTTTTGGCATGTGATCGGCGCCGAACTGTTGCTCGGCGTCTGCTACGCCTTTATCAGCGGCTCGGACAATGCCCTGCTCTACGAAACCCTGCGCGCCGGCGGCCGGAGCGAACTCTATACCCGCTGTGACGGCCGGATGGCCGGTTGGGCGCAGATCGGCGAGGCCGGCGGCGCACTCTGTGCCGGTTTGCTGTACGTCACCGCTCCCCTGCTGCCGTTCATGGTCCAGATCGGCGTCTGGGTGGCGGCCCTGGGAGTGGCGCTGTCGCTCCGCGAACCCCACGCGGACAAGGGGCCACACATCACCTCCCACCTGAGCGAGGCGCTGCGCATCGGCCGCCATGGCCTGGGAGAGAACAAGCCGCTGCGGGCGACCATCCTCCTGGGCATGCTGCTCGGGTTGGCCTCCTTCTATCCGGTGTGGCTGGTGCAGCCGTTCATGCGCGAGAGCGGCGTGCCCCTGGCCTGGTTCGGCCCCATCTGGGCCGGGGCCAACCTGATGGTCGCCGTCTGCGCCTACCACAGCCACAAGGTGCTCGACCTCCTTGGTCTGCGCCGCATCGTTCTGCTCTTTATCCTGCTGATTGTCGGCGCCTATGCGGGCCTGGGACTGACCTCGATGATCGGCAGCTTTCTCTTCTACTACCTGTTGACCGCCATGCGCGGCCTCCAGGGACCGATACTGCGCAGCCTCCTCCAGCAGCATGCCACCCGGCACATGCGGGCCAGCATCCTCTCGCTGCACAACCTCATGTTCCGTCTGGGCTACGTGGTCAGCGGCCCGTTGATCGGCTGGGTGAGCGATACCCGTGGCCTGCAGACCGCCTTTCTCACCCTGGCCTGCGCCTTTGCCCTTCTCCTGCCGCTGGCGGCCCGCAGCTTTCTTTGGCATCAAGACGAAGACCGGCGGCATCCCGCTCCGTGA